One window from the genome of Trichocoleus sp. FACHB-46 encodes:
- a CDS encoding helix-turn-helix domain-containing protein translates to MPAPYSYDLRQKAIEVFQSGEGKSDVCRMFNISRNTLDLWLKRREETGDYQAI, encoded by the coding sequence ATGCCTGCCCCTTACAGCTATGACCTGCGGCAAAAAGCGATTGAAGTTTTTCAGAGTGGAGAAGGCAAAAGCGACGTCTGTCGCATGTTTAATATCAGTCGCAACACCCTAGACCTGTGGCTGAAGCGGCGAGAGGAAACAGGGGATTATCAAGCCATTA